The Streptomyces sp. NBC_01353 genome contains a region encoding:
- a CDS encoding integrase — translation MTDLVPLQTGAAPAAYDPATLAVLAAMEQAAEEHLDRIRPHNTKRGYENDWNLWAEFHDWLAERTGHGLPLTAVTKGTLVGFVVWLDTVRLAAPASIDRRITGVTVTARAEGVEVPKEATVAARKALKPLKLDPDRIARGRGKAPAATPAQLRQMYAAAPAGLAGLRDRALWLVAFGIAGRSAEVSALRTDGIQLVSEGLDVHVPSVKQRPPRDVVVAYGKNPDTCPVRAWLTWKAAAGLTSGPAFRPVSVHGHLGDDGLTASGCQEIISRSAERAGVAVRLTGHSMRAGFITTSRKAGKREEKIRAQSGHAANSPVFWGYIQEADRWVDAASDDIGL, via the coding sequence GTGACCGACCTCGTTCCGCTCCAGACGGGCGCGGCCCCGGCCGCCTACGACCCGGCGACCCTCGCCGTCCTCGCCGCCATGGAACAAGCCGCCGAGGAACACCTCGACCGGATCCGCCCCCACAACACCAAGCGCGGGTACGAGAACGACTGGAACCTCTGGGCCGAGTTCCATGACTGGCTCGCCGAACGAACGGGCCACGGACTGCCGCTGACCGCCGTCACCAAGGGCACGCTCGTGGGCTTCGTGGTCTGGCTCGACACGGTGAGGCTCGCGGCGCCCGCCAGCATCGACCGACGGATCACCGGAGTTACCGTCACCGCGCGGGCGGAGGGAGTCGAGGTCCCCAAGGAAGCAACCGTCGCCGCCCGTAAGGCCCTCAAGCCCCTCAAGCTCGACCCCGATCGGATCGCCCGAGGACGCGGCAAGGCCCCCGCCGCCACGCCCGCCCAGCTCCGCCAGATGTACGCCGCCGCCCCGGCAGGACTCGCCGGACTCCGCGACCGCGCACTCTGGCTCGTCGCCTTCGGGATCGCCGGCCGCTCCGCCGAAGTCTCCGCCCTCCGAACCGACGGCATCCAACTCGTCAGCGAAGGCCTCGACGTCCACGTCCCCTCCGTCAAGCAGCGCCCGCCCCGGGACGTCGTCGTCGCCTACGGCAAGAACCCCGACACGTGCCCCGTCCGCGCCTGGCTCACTTGGAAGGCTGCGGCTGGACTCACCAGCGGCCCCGCGTTCCGACCCGTCAGCGTCCACGGACACCTCGGCGACGACGGCCTCACCGCGTCCGGCTGTCAGGAGATCATCTCCCGCAGCGCCGAACGCGCGGGCGTTGCGGTCCGGCTCACCGGCCACTCGATGCGGGCCGGGTTCATCACCACGTCCCGCAAGGCCGGGAAGCGCGAGGAGAAGATCCGCGCCCAATCCGGGCACGCCGCCAACAGCCCCGTGTTCTGGGGGTACATCCAGGAAGCCGACCGCTGGGTCGACGCCGCATCTGACGACATCGGGTTGTAG
- a CDS encoding DUF6233 domain-containing protein translates to MSPLSISQRLEKKRTVLVWLQWQTEQTAKEIRQLEAEEKEEQRRRDVARAEMSWKIMPSRAAEGQPMLHRGGCHIDPRQTGLLSQDEVFVALREFPAMEMCEICNVIHSLAQFGIEKPAPRKLPGGGKP, encoded by the coding sequence ATGAGCCCCCTGTCCATCTCCCAGCGCCTCGAGAAGAAGCGCACCGTCCTCGTCTGGCTGCAATGGCAGACCGAGCAGACCGCCAAGGAGATCCGGCAGCTCGAAGCCGAGGAGAAGGAAGAGCAGCGGCGCCGGGACGTCGCCCGCGCCGAGATGTCCTGGAAGATCATGCCGTCCCGGGCGGCCGAGGGGCAGCCGATGCTTCACCGCGGCGGCTGCCACATCGACCCGCGGCAGACCGGCCTCCTCTCCCAGGACGAGGTCTTCGTCGCACTCCGAGAGTTCCCGGCCATGGAGATGTGCGAGATCTGCAACGTGATCCACAGCCTCGCCCAGTTCGGCATCGAGAAGCCGGCACCCAGGAAGCTGCCCGGCGGCGGGAAACCGTAG
- a CDS encoding extracellular solute-binding protein, with protein sequence MRVRVFTAAAAALALLLTGCSADDDSDGGPIRLRFQSLAWQKESVDANKELVKEWNAAHPDIQVDYVQGSWDSVHDQLLTSFEGGEAPDIIHDASDDLADFAYGGYLADLRSLLPERLKTDIPARSWETTTFGDGIYGVPFLQEPRMIMANKQILESSGVRIPTPEKPWTWEEFRRITRDLTATMGKGRYAVAWPLKEPVSVSLNLGLSAGGQLFHREPDGRVTIRFTEDDGVVPGTIDDQVNTDLSASRSTLGTGGSDALPGFFGGKYAMVPLGFSYRQQITQQAPKGFAWIVLPAPAGKDGLAQGVSPQTLSIAEDSPYKKEAARFLDFFLQPDSMVRLARGDWMLPTGTAALADPSLRTAKDGWATGAAVAEYLLPAPAQSVRGYPEWKDKVATPAYQEYYSGAIDTEELRKRLVEDGNLVLARYQRR encoded by the coding sequence ATGCGTGTACGGGTGTTCACGGCGGCCGCGGCCGCGCTGGCGCTGCTCCTCACCGGATGCTCCGCCGACGACGACTCCGACGGCGGCCCGATCCGGCTCCGCTTCCAGTCGCTGGCCTGGCAGAAGGAGTCCGTCGACGCCAACAAGGAACTGGTGAAGGAGTGGAACGCGGCCCACCCCGACATCCAGGTCGACTACGTCCAGGGCAGCTGGGACTCCGTCCACGACCAGCTCCTCACCTCCTTCGAGGGCGGCGAGGCGCCCGACATCATCCACGACGCCTCCGACGACCTGGCCGACTTCGCCTACGGCGGCTACCTCGCCGATCTCCGCTCCCTCCTGCCCGAGCGCCTCAAGACAGACATCCCGGCGCGCAGCTGGGAGACCACGACCTTCGGCGACGGGATCTACGGCGTTCCCTTCCTCCAGGAACCCCGCATGATCATGGCGAACAAGCAGATCCTGGAGTCCTCCGGCGTCCGGATCCCGACCCCGGAGAAGCCCTGGACCTGGGAGGAGTTCCGGCGGATCACCAGGGACCTGACGGCCACGATGGGCAAGGGGAGATACGCGGTCGCCTGGCCCCTCAAGGAACCGGTCTCGGTCAGCCTCAACCTGGGGCTCTCGGCGGGCGGGCAGCTCTTCCACCGGGAACCCGACGGAAGGGTGACCATCCGCTTCACCGAGGACGACGGCGTCGTCCCCGGCACCATCGACGACCAGGTGAACACCGACCTCAGCGCCTCGCGCTCCACCCTGGGCACCGGCGGCTCCGACGCTCTGCCGGGCTTCTTCGGCGGCAAGTACGCGATGGTCCCGCTCGGCTTCTCGTACCGCCAGCAGATCACCCAGCAGGCTCCCAAGGGCTTCGCGTGGATCGTGCTGCCGGCGCCCGCCGGGAAGGACGGGCTCGCGCAGGGCGTCAGCCCGCAGACGCTCTCCATCGCCGAGGACAGCCCGTACAAGAAGGAGGCGGCGCGGTTCCTCGACTTCTTCCTCCAGCCGGACAGCATGGTCCGCCTGGCGCGCGGCGACTGGATGCTGCCGACCGGCACGGCCGCGCTCGCGGACCCGTCCCTGCGCACCGCGAAGGACGGCTGGGCGACCGGAGCCGCCGTGGCCGAATATTTGCTGCCTGCGCCTGCGCAATCGGTGCGCGGCTACCCGGAATGGAAGGACAAGGTGGCCACCCCGGCGTATCAGGAGTACTACAGCGGCGCGATCGACACCGAAGAGCTGCGCAAGCGTCTGGTGGAGGACGGGAATCTGGTCCTCGCCCGCTACCAGCGTCGCTGA
- a CDS encoding GntR family transcriptional regulator, with translation MSADARYRRIAADIRDRIQAGEWQVGDKLPSREAMALEYDVHPQTMRLAHLLLRRTGILEGEKRKGVFVAHPPAMRTLTDADADWPHSSETTDTRTRRADAELAARLDVPVGATLQHETVECLDPGGRSAMLVSSWWRGQRRPHVSYVVELGVAPLDEDQAAALGLVADMPAYRLVRTRLDESGRPVETADLVLPMDRWLIRLSGTA, from the coding sequence ATGTCAGCCGACGCGCGCTACCGCCGCATCGCCGCCGACATCCGCGACCGCATCCAGGCCGGCGAATGGCAAGTGGGAGACAAGCTCCCCTCGCGCGAGGCCATGGCCCTCGAGTACGACGTCCACCCCCAGACGATGCGCCTCGCCCATCTCCTCCTCCGTCGGACTGGAATTCTCGAAGGCGAGAAGCGCAAGGGGGTGTTCGTGGCGCACCCTCCTGCTATGCGCACCCTCACGGACGCGGACGCCGACTGGCCCCACTCATCCGAGACGACCGACACCCGCACCCGGCGGGCCGACGCCGAGCTCGCCGCCCGCCTTGACGTACCCGTGGGGGCCACCCTGCAGCACGAGACCGTCGAGTGCCTGGACCCCGGCGGCCGGTCGGCCATGCTCGTGTCGTCGTGGTGGCGAGGCCAGCGCCGCCCGCACGTGAGCTACGTCGTCGAGCTGGGGGTGGCGCCGCTGGACGAGGACCAGGCGGCCGCGCTCGGGCTGGTGGCGGACATGCCGGCGTACCGTCTGGTGCGGACCCGGCTGGATGAGTCTGGGCGCCCTGTGGAGACTGCTGATCTCGTCCTCCCGATGGATCGGTGGCTGATCCGCCTGAGCGGCACGGCGTAG
- the mgt gene encoding macrolide-inactivating glycosyltransferase has protein sequence MTATPRPAHIAMFSIAAHGHVNPSLEVIRELVARGHRVSYAIPASFAEKVAATGATPVVYTSTLPTDDDPDAWGTELIDNIEPFLHDAVQALPQLAEAFDGDRPDLVLHDITAYPAPVLAHRWDVPVVGLWPNLVPWEGYEEEVAEPMFAELKASERGKAYYARFGNWLAEHGVDTHPGRLMARPRRAIVLIPRALQPHAERVDESVFTFVGACQGDRADQGEWQRPADAEKVLLVSLGSAFTKQPDFYKACIAAFGDLPGWHVVLQIGAFVDPSELGEIPAGVDVRSWVPQLAILQQADAFITHAGAGGSQEGLATATPMVAVPQAVDQFGNADMLQALGVARHLPMEEATAERLREAVLALVDDPEVALRAKEIQGRMASEGGARRAADLIEAELP, from the coding sequence ATGACCGCCACTCCGCGCCCCGCCCACATCGCCATGTTCTCCATCGCCGCCCACGGCCATGTGAACCCGAGCCTCGAAGTGATCCGCGAGCTCGTCGCCCGCGGGCACCGCGTCAGTTACGCCATCCCCGCCTCCTTCGCCGAGAAGGTCGCCGCGACCGGCGCGACCCCCGTCGTCTACACCTCCACGCTTCCGACCGACGACGACCCGGACGCCTGGGGTACCGAACTCATCGACAACATCGAACCCTTCCTCCATGACGCCGTGCAGGCGCTCCCGCAGCTAGCGGAGGCCTTCGACGGCGACCGTCCGGATCTCGTCCTCCACGACATCACCGCCTACCCCGCTCCGGTCCTCGCACACCGGTGGGATGTCCCCGTGGTGGGACTCTGGCCGAATCTCGTCCCGTGGGAGGGGTACGAGGAGGAGGTCGCCGAGCCGATGTTCGCCGAGCTCAAGGCCTCCGAGCGGGGCAAGGCGTACTACGCGCGCTTCGGGAACTGGCTGGCCGAGCACGGCGTCGACACCCACCCCGGCCGGCTCATGGCCCGCCCCCGCCGGGCGATCGTGCTCATCCCCCGGGCGCTCCAGCCGCACGCCGAGCGGGTCGACGAGTCCGTCTTCACCTTCGTCGGAGCCTGTCAGGGCGACCGGGCGGACCAGGGGGAGTGGCAGCGGCCGGCGGACGCGGAGAAGGTGCTCCTGGTCTCGCTGGGCTCGGCCTTCACCAAGCAGCCCGACTTCTACAAGGCGTGCATCGCCGCCTTCGGCGACCTGCCCGGCTGGCATGTCGTGCTCCAGATCGGCGCCTTCGTCGACCCGTCGGAGCTCGGCGAGATCCCGGCCGGCGTCGATGTGCGCTCCTGGGTCCCCCAACTGGCGATCCTGCAGCAGGCGGACGCCTTCATCACCCACGCAGGAGCGGGCGGCAGTCAGGAGGGACTGGCCACCGCCACCCCGATGGTCGCGGTCCCGCAGGCCGTCGACCAGTTCGGCAACGCGGACATGCTCCAGGCCCTGGGTGTGGCCCGGCACCTGCCGATGGAGGAGGCGACCGCCGAGCGTTTGCGTGAAGCGGTGCTCGCCCTCGTCGACGACCCCGAAGTGGCCCTCCGTGCCAAGGAGATCCAGGGGCGGATGGCGAGCGAGGGTGGAGCGCGTCGGGCGGCGGACCTGATCGAGGCCGAACTGCCGTAG
- a CDS encoding S8 family serine peptidase, producing MAIHKRVRRTKLIAVSTAIAAAAGVTVFTTQFAGAAPTPALGTVYGLGAEGAVAGSYVVLLDEKADKSELAKEYGGTLRRSYDSAVNGFSVNDLSETEAKRLAADPAVAKVVQNKKFSINATQTDPPSWGLDRVDQAETAGDKKYTYPDKGGEGVTAYVIDTGVRVSHEDFGGRAVDGFDAIDNDNTAQDGNGHGTHVAGTIAGTAHGVAKKAKIVAVRVLDDNGSGTTEQVVAGIDWVTKNHQGPSVANMSLGGGADPALDDAVKKAIAAGVTFGVAAGNESSDAGQGSPSRVQEAITVASSTEDDQQSSFSNFGSVVDLYAPGSEITSAWNDSDTGTKTISGTSMATPHVVGAAAVYLAGHPDATPDQVAQALVGGATPDKISNPSEGTANKLLKIVE from the coding sequence ATGGCAATACACAAGCGTGTACGCCGGACGAAGCTCATCGCCGTCTCGACCGCGATCGCGGCCGCGGCCGGAGTCACCGTCTTCACCACCCAGTTCGCCGGCGCGGCCCCCACGCCCGCCCTCGGAACTGTCTACGGCCTCGGCGCGGAAGGCGCCGTCGCAGGTAGCTACGTCGTCCTGCTGGACGAGAAGGCCGACAAGAGCGAGCTCGCGAAGGAGTACGGCGGCACCCTGCGCCGCAGCTACGACTCCGCGGTCAACGGCTTCTCGGTCAACGACCTCTCGGAGACCGAGGCCAAGCGCCTCGCCGCCGACCCGGCCGTGGCCAAGGTCGTCCAGAACAAGAAGTTCTCCATCAACGCCACCCAGACGGACCCGCCCTCCTGGGGTCTGGACCGGGTCGACCAGGCCGAGACCGCCGGGGACAAGAAGTACACGTACCCCGACAAGGGCGGCGAGGGCGTCACCGCGTACGTCATCGACACCGGAGTCCGCGTCAGCCACGAGGACTTCGGCGGCCGTGCCGTCGACGGCTTCGACGCCATCGACAACGACAACACGGCCCAGGACGGCAACGGCCACGGCACGCACGTCGCCGGCACCATCGCGGGTACCGCCCACGGTGTCGCCAAGAAGGCCAAGATCGTCGCCGTCCGCGTCCTCGACGACAACGGCTCCGGCACCACCGAGCAGGTCGTCGCCGGCATCGACTGGGTCACCAAGAACCACCAGGGCCCGTCCGTCGCCAACATGAGCCTCGGCGGAGGCGCCGACCCCGCCCTCGACGACGCCGTCAAGAAGGCCATCGCCGCCGGCGTCACCTTCGGCGTCGCCGCGGGCAACGAGTCCTCCGACGCGGGTCAGGGCTCCCCCTCCCGCGTCCAGGAGGCGATCACGGTCGCCTCCTCCACCGAGGACGACCAGCAGTCCAGCTTCTCCAACTTCGGTTCCGTGGTGGACCTCTACGCCCCTGGCTCGGAGATCACCTCGGCCTGGAACGACAGCGACACCGGCACCAAGACCATCTCCGGTACGTCCATGGCGACCCCGCACGTGGTCGGCGCCGCAGCCGTCTACCTCGCGGGACACCCGGACGCCACCCCGGACCAGGTCGCCCAGGCACTGGTCGGCGGAGCGACCCCCGACAAGATCTCCAACCCCTCCGAGGGCACCGCCAACAAGCTGCTCAAGATCGTCGAGTAG
- a CDS encoding carbohydrate ABC transporter permease, with amino-acid sequence MSTLRTSKPARFGQYLALLAYLVFLAFPFLWLISTAFKPATELGSLHPTWIPRDPTLANFRQAFEEQPLLQAAGNSLIAALAAALIAVVIATPMAYVMARHRSKLSTAATGWVVISQAFPFVLVIIPLFLVLKNLHLINSLFGLVMVYVVWSLPFALWMLVGYVRAVPAELEEAAAVDGAGKLRTLVSVTAPLLAPGIVATALFAFITAWNEFFFALVLLKTPEKQTLPVVLTHFLGAEGVADLGPLAAAAFLATIPSLVIFALIQKRITGGMLTGAVKS; translated from the coding sequence GTGAGCACGCTCCGCACCAGCAAGCCCGCGCGGTTCGGCCAGTACCTCGCCCTTCTGGCGTATCTGGTCTTCCTCGCCTTCCCGTTCCTCTGGCTGATCTCCACCGCCTTCAAGCCGGCGACGGAACTGGGCTCGCTGCACCCGACGTGGATCCCGAGGGACCCGACCCTCGCCAACTTCCGGCAGGCGTTCGAGGAGCAGCCACTGCTCCAGGCCGCGGGCAACAGCCTGATCGCCGCCCTCGCGGCGGCCCTGATCGCCGTCGTCATCGCCACGCCGATGGCCTATGTGATGGCCCGTCACCGGAGCAAGCTCTCCACCGCCGCCACCGGCTGGGTCGTGATCAGCCAGGCCTTCCCGTTCGTGCTGGTGATCATCCCGCTCTTCCTCGTCCTGAAGAACCTGCATCTGATCAACAGCCTCTTCGGCCTGGTCATGGTGTACGTCGTCTGGTCGCTGCCGTTCGCGCTGTGGATGCTCGTCGGATACGTACGGGCCGTCCCGGCCGAGTTGGAGGAGGCAGCGGCCGTCGACGGCGCCGGGAAGCTCCGTACGCTCGTCTCGGTCACCGCCCCGCTGCTCGCTCCCGGCATCGTCGCCACCGCGCTCTTCGCCTTCATCACCGCATGGAACGAGTTCTTCTTCGCGCTCGTCCTGCTCAAGACCCCGGAGAAGCAGACCTTGCCGGTCGTCCTCACCCACTTCCTCGGCGCCGAGGGCGTCGCCGACCTCGGGCCGCTCGCCGCGGCCGCGTTCCTCGCCACGATCCCCTCGCTCGTCATCTTCGCGCTCATCCAGAAGCGCATCACGGGCGGGATGCTGACCGGGGCGGTGAAGTCCTGA
- a CDS encoding GNAT family N-acetyltransferase — MSMTNTPKTATIDDAAPIGRTLTRAFDHDPMMRWFFPDDASREARLGRYFTTIFTRQYVRHGVCEHTEAAAAFWAPPEAQAKAVPDAETIRELQDILGDRAPLFRDAVETAAAHTPQEPHWSLALIGADPAAQGQGHGAALLRSGLAKADAAGLPTYLESSKPSNLPFYEHFGFAVREEFRLPGNGPVLWGMWREPRGPEAA; from the coding sequence ATGTCGATGACGAACACACCGAAAACGGCAACGATCGACGATGCTGCGCCGATCGGCCGCACCCTGACCCGCGCCTTCGACCACGACCCGATGATGCGCTGGTTCTTCCCCGACGACGCCTCGCGCGAGGCGCGGTTGGGCCGCTACTTCACCACGATCTTCACGCGTCAGTACGTCCGCCACGGAGTGTGCGAGCACACCGAGGCTGCGGCCGCCTTCTGGGCGCCGCCGGAGGCGCAGGCCAAGGCCGTTCCCGACGCGGAGACCATCCGGGAACTCCAGGACATCCTCGGTGACCGGGCCCCGCTGTTCAGGGACGCCGTCGAGACGGCCGCCGCACACACGCCCCAGGAGCCGCACTGGTCGCTGGCGCTGATCGGCGCCGACCCGGCCGCCCAGGGGCAGGGGCACGGGGCGGCCCTGCTGCGCTCGGGTCTCGCCAAGGCCGACGCGGCGGGTCTGCCCACCTATCTGGAGTCGTCCAAGCCGTCCAACCTGCCCTTCTACGAGCACTTCGGCTTCGCCGTGCGCGAGGAGTTCCGGCTGCCGGGGAACGGGCCGGTGCTGTGGGGCATGTGGCGCGAACCGCGCGGCCCCGAGGCTGCGTAG
- a CDS encoding DUF1697 domain-containing protein, translating into MTKTYAVLLRGINVGGHRKVPMAEFRPLLEGLGHRDVKTYLQSGNAVFTTDADERELAAVIEDAIEKRFGFRVDCLVRDAEYLAAVADDCPFPAAELEGKQLHVTYLSERVDPERFAAIDQEAFLPEEFRLGDRALYLYAPDGLGRSKLGEALSRPALFKGIVATSRNWNTVVKLVEMTRS; encoded by the coding sequence ATGACGAAGACGTACGCCGTTCTGCTGCGCGGAATCAACGTGGGAGGACACCGCAAGGTGCCCATGGCGGAGTTCCGTCCCCTCCTCGAGGGCCTCGGTCACCGCGACGTCAAGACCTATCTCCAGAGCGGGAACGCCGTCTTCACCACCGACGCCGACGAGCGGGAACTCGCCGCCGTCATCGAGGACGCCATCGAGAAGCGCTTCGGCTTCCGCGTCGACTGTCTCGTCCGCGACGCGGAGTACCTCGCCGCCGTCGCCGACGACTGCCCCTTCCCCGCCGCCGAGCTGGAGGGGAAGCAGCTCCACGTCACGTACCTCTCCGAGCGGGTCGACCCCGAGCGCTTCGCCGCCATCGACCAGGAGGCCTTCCTGCCGGAGGAGTTCCGGCTCGGCGACCGCGCGCTCTATCTCTACGCGCCCGACGGCCTCGGCCGGTCCAAGCTCGGCGAGGCGCTTTCCCGCCCCGCCCTCTTCAAGGGGATCGTGGCCACCTCGCGCAACTGGAACACCGTGGTCAAGCTGGTGGAGATGACCCGGTCGTAG
- a CDS encoding Clp protease N-terminal domain-containing protein, whose translation MFERFTKGARAVVKGAVVQAERQGAPVVTEEHLLLALLDAEGTKASFALRALGVTDRRESLEAALTDARRRGGLSKADTDALAGLGIDVTEIVARVEETHGPGALADDRDERVRRSGHRPFTSEAKGVLERSLRVCLGRREKAIGDEHLLLALTARPGVVAETLADHGVTYATVERALG comes from the coding sequence ATGTTCGAACGGTTCACGAAGGGGGCCCGGGCGGTGGTGAAGGGGGCGGTGGTCCAGGCCGAACGCCAGGGCGCCCCCGTGGTCACCGAGGAGCACCTGCTGCTCGCGCTTCTCGACGCGGAAGGCACCAAGGCGTCCTTCGCCCTGCGGGCCCTGGGTGTGACGGATCGGCGGGAGTCGCTGGAGGCTGCGCTCACGGACGCGCGTCGCCGAGGCGGGCTGTCCAAGGCGGACACGGACGCGCTGGCCGGACTCGGAATCGATGTGACCGAGATCGTCGCCCGGGTCGAGGAGACGCACGGCCCGGGCGCGCTCGCCGACGACCGTGACGAGCGGGTCCGTCGCTCCGGGCACCGGCCCTTCACCAGCGAGGCGAAGGGTGTTCTGGAGCGGTCCCTGCGCGTCTGTCTCGGGCGCCGCGAAAAGGCGATCGGTGACGAGCATCTGCTCCTCGCGCTCACGGCCCGCCCCGGTGTCGTCGCCGAGACCCTGGCGGACCACGGCGTCACCTACGCCACGGTGGAACGGGCCCTCGGCTAG